Proteins from a single region of Melanotaenia boesemani isolate fMelBoe1 chromosome 3, fMelBoe1.pri, whole genome shotgun sequence:
- the LOC121637406 gene encoding nuclear receptor coactivator 3-like isoform X2, which translates to MSGVGDNSLEPLCSDRKRKLSTCDTPGLGCDKRRREQESKYIEELAELISANLSNIDSFNVKPDKCAILKETVRQIRQIKEQGKSSCSDDDVQKADVSSTGQGVIDKDHLGPLLLQALDGFLFVVNREGSIVFVSDNVTQYLQYKQEELINTSVYKIIHDEDREEFHKNLPKSNAPNGAPWGGETPRQKSHTFSCRMLVNLVHGQSHGLSEERAGGQRYETMQCFALTQPRAMMEEGDDLQSCMICVARRIIAVERTERFSTRHELSGKLIEIEQQSSLHTTMRPGWEDLVRRCMQMFLNRSDGQPWSCKRHYQDAFHAGHAETPLYRFSLSDGTPVTAQTRSDLCRNSNTNEPHSFLSTHFLQRENNGYRGNQGVGIRSQNMSVNNPNQQMNMGPGGNMGMNRGYSVAEQGNMPQRAVPPYAGGGRMNPMNQMNHMNPIHQMNQMNQMHQMNNMGQMNPMHPMNSVNQMGHHGIHQHQHQQMGQFHGGGGGPGGGGYGMGMTSPPQASPGINGPPHNVMGSPRVRGSPKTGASPFSPGAMNSPMSSTHDSNYGGGGGSSFSSSSLNALQAISEGVGNPLPSPLTSPPPHKPDSSPSINSTNQTAGGPCKTGLPPYSESKSPGSSLGTSGEQQSQQHPHTPTSEGPPDKPDSQACLGAGESNRRVPDKCNKKLLQLLTSPTDELAQPNHTPNSGPSSTPDTKDGTASVTSPSSSTGVSSSTGGSHGSVSSSGGAGHVPSLSLQEKHKILHKLLQNGNTPDDVARITAEATGKTSLESGPQEPGPAATGGLKGPESKKEQHSPKKEKPHALLHYLLNKDDSKEVGDMKSKLEDLDGRGSQGAGVTSSESHCMDGKVKLEPSDEAETLETILGVPRNNSGFYPEPDSRAGKQVGSKPGAIADSLHDGERGPALPGQRGSFQRSLSVDPKPSGETGVGGGLATRRNVPCPTLVKQENVDVPVRPGAVPNGFSGGMGVCPPRGNPTRGVGRGMGVSQRPPMAGPGEWGMPRSGSSPVAGPGHTGMTRAGQMGVPMMNRSISAPENTRSMLQQQLLDIGNNEANMGMSPFGGHGPPPQSPSWPDSAMGMDRPHSSINRDQFVHHLEELLGPLTSSDGPSDERALLDQLDTLLNTADVIALQEIDRALGIPEIVGQAQGPEGQQAQDQGQGPPSEHFPGLDSSIGMDQKPVYGQGYPGPPGPPAMGMQSSYANNTMQGQSSGGFNHMMNQMGQTGGFHGMPGMAGMGNPRANMMRPRMMTATKPLRLQLQQRLQGQQFMNQTRQVMKMENTPGGNPAMRPGMQPGMQPGMQPGMQPGMQPGMQSGMQPGMQPGMQPGMQPSGISGQSGFLNAQMVAQRSREAMTMQMRRQRMMMLMQQQQQQGQAAAGAFSPPPNVTAPGGMDPPMGAPPMSQPGQQGFSYGGNYGMNQQGDSSFMAPGSSPPGNMIPGRMGGPQQNTMMPGMQGNPQGGHMYQPGDMKGWPQGSMPRNNPYPQQQYPQQGSQGQFGPMMMSNTMGGPGPVSGSGVAQMPQMPGQMQGQMGMNPIGMGRMPMGPDQYC; encoded by the exons ATGAGTGGCGTCGGAGACAACTCGTTAGAGCCGCTGTGCTCCGACCGCAAACGTAAACTGTCTACATGTGACACACCAGGACTCGG GTGTGACAAGCGTCGGAGGGAACAGGAGAGCAAGTACATCGAGGAGCTGGCTGAGCTCATCTCCGCCAACCTTTCTAACATTGACAGCTTCAACGTCAAGCCTGACAAATGTGCTATCCTCAAGGAGACCGTGAGGCAGATCAGGCAAATCAAAGAGCAAG GGAAGAGCTCTTGCAGCGACGACGATGTGCAGAAGGCGGATGTGTCTTCCACTGGTCAGGGGGTCATTGACAAGGACCACCTGGGACCACTGCTCCTACAG GCTTTAGATGGATTTCTGTTCGTGGTTAACCGAGAGGGGAGCATCGTGTTTGTGTCCGACAATGTGACACAGTACCTGCAGTACAAGCAGGAGGAGCTGATCAACACCAGCGTGTACAAAATTATCCACGATGAAGACAGAGAAGAATTTCACAAGAATTTACCCAAGTCTAATG cACCAAACGGTGCACCTTGGGGTGGAGAGACGCCCCGTCAGAAAAGCCACACCTTCAGTTGTCGCATGCTGGTCAACCTTGTTCACGGTCAGAGTCATGGGTTGTCGGAAGAAAGAGCTGGGGGCCAACGCTATGAGACCATGCAGTGTTTTGCCCTGACTCAGCCCCGGGCCATGATGGAGGAGGGCGATG ATTTACAGTCATGTATGATCTGTGTGGCACGACGTATCATCGCAGTGGAGCGGACGGAGAGGTTCAGCACTCGCCACGAACTGTCGG gTAAACTGATAGAAATTGAACAGCAGAGTTCTCTTCACACCACGATGCGTCCAGGCTGGGAGGACTTGGTCAGACGATGCATGCAGATGTTCCTCAATAGAAGTGATGGGCAACCATGGTCCTGCAAACGCCACTATCAAGATG CTTTCCATGCCGGCCATGCAGAGACGCCACTCTATCGCTTCTCGCTCTCTGATGGCACGCCAGTCACGGCTCAGACGAGGAGTGACCTCTGTAGGAACTCCAACACAAATGAGCCGCACTCTTTCCTCTCCACACACTTCCTGCAAAG ggAGAACAACGGTTACCGTGGGAACCAGGGTGTCGGTATAAGGTCCCAAAACATGAGTGTGAACAACCCCAATCAGCAGATGAACATGGGCCCAGGAGGAAACATGGGTATGAACAGGGGCTACAGCGTGGCTGAACAGGGCAACATGCCACAAAGAGCAGTGCCTCCATATGCAGGGGGTGGCCGCATGAATCCCATGAACCAGATGAATCATATGAATCCCATCCATCAGATGAATCAAATGAATCAAATGCATCAGATGAACAACATGGGTCAAATGAATCCCATGCATCCAATGAACTCAGTGAACCAGATGGGTCACCATGGAATCCATCAGCACCAGCATCAGCAGATGGGTCAATTCCACGGGGGTGGAGGTGGACCTGGCGGTGGGGGGTATGGGATGGGAATGACCAGCCCTCCACAGGCAAGTCCAGGGATTAACGGTCCACCCCACAATGTCATGGGTTCACCCAGAGTCAGAGGAAGCCCCAAAACAGGAGCCAGCCCCTTCTCCCCTGGAG CTATGAACTCTCCCATGAGCTCCACTCATGATAGTAACtatggaggtggaggaggcagCAGCTTCTCCAGCAGCTCGTTGAATGCCCTCCAAGCCATCAGTGAGGGGGTGGGCAACCCACTGCCATCACCACTCACATCCCCTCCTCCTCACAAGCCTGACAGCTCCCCAAGCATCAACTCCACCAATCAGACAGCCGGGGGACCCTGTAAAACTGGTCTCCCACCTTACTCTGAATCAAAAAGCCCAGGGAGCTCGTTAGGGACAAGTGGAGAGCAGCAGTCTCAGCAGCATCCACACACCCCCACCAGCGAGGGTCCTCCTGACAAGCCTGACAGCCAGGCCTGCCTTGGAGCAGGAGAGTCCAATCGACGGGTCCCAGACAAGTGCAACAAGAagcttcttcagctcctcaCCTCCCCTACAGACGAGCTGGCGCAGCCTAATCACACACCAAACTCTGGACCCAGCTCCACACCCGACACTAAGGATGGAACAGCCAGCGTTACCAGTCCCTCCTCCTCGACAGGCGTGTCCTCCTCGACGGGTGGGAGTCACGGTTCTGTGTCGTCCTCGGGTGGCGCCGGGCATGTGCCAAGTCTGTCGCTGCAGGAGAAGCACAAGATTCTGCACAAGCTCCTGCAGAATGGGAACACTCCCGATGATGTAGCTCGCATCACCGCTGAGGCCACCGGTAAGACCAGCTTGGAGTCGGGGCCACAAGAACCGGGGCCTGCAGCCACTGGAGGCCTGAAGGGACCAGAATCAAAGAAGGAGCAGCACAGTCCCAAGAAGGAGAAACCTCATGCCCTCCTTCACTATCTCCTCAATAAAGATGACTCTAAAGAAGTTGGTGATATGAAGTCAAAACTGGAGGATTTAGATGGAAGAGGATCTCAGGGAGCAGGAGTCACCAGCTCTGAGTCCCACTGCATGGATGGCAAGGTGAAACTGGAGCCATCTGATGAG GCGGAGACTCTGGAGACTATTTTGGGTGTTCCGAGGAACAACTCTGGTTTCTACCCTGAACCAGACTCCAGGGCCGGAAAGCAAGTGGGAAGCAAACCGGGAGCTATTGCAGATAGTTTACATG atGGCGAGAGGGGCCCTGCACTTCCAGGTCAGCGTGGATCCTTTCAGAGATCGTTGTCTGTGGATCCTAAGCCAAGTGGAGAGACAGGGGTCGGAGGTGGACTGGCAACAAGGCGAAACGTTCCCTGTCCCACTCTGGTCAAACAGGAGAACGTGGACGTTCCCGTCAGACCTGGAGCTGTGCCCAATGGCTTTTCCGGAGGCATGGGTGTGTGTCCACCACGGGGCAATCCAACAA gAGGAGTGGGCAGAGGAATGGGTGTCAGTCAGCGCCCTCCCATGGCTGGTCCAGGGGAATGGGGAATGCCAAGATCTGGCAGCAGCCCTGTGGCTGGACCTGGACATACAGGCATGACTCGCGCTGGTCAAATGGGAGTACCCATGATGAACCGCTCCATCAGCGCACCTGAAAACACACGGTCGATGCTGCAGCAGCAACTCTTGGATAtcg GAAATAATGAAGCTAACATGGGCATGAGCCCATTTGGTGGGCATGGGCCCCCACCTCAGTCCCCGTCCTGGCCAGACTCTGCCATGGGAATGGACAGACCACACAGTAGCATAAACAG AGACCAGTTTGTGCATCatctggaggagctgctgggACCGTTGACCAGTAGCGATGGTCCAAGTGATGAAAGAGCccttttggatcagctggacaCTCTGCTCAATACTGCTGACGTCATTGCCCTTCAGGAGATAGACCGAGCCCTGGGCATCCCTGAAATAGTTGGCCAG GCTCAGGGACCTGAAGGCCAGCAAGCCCAAGATCAAGGCCAGGGGCCACCATCAGAGCATTTCCCCGGTTTGGACTCCTCCATAGGCATGGACCAAAAACCCGTGTATGGGCAGGGCTACCCAGGGCCCCCAGGCCCCCCTGCTATGGGAATGCAGTCCAGTTATGCCAACAACACGATGCAAGGTCAGTCTTCTGGAGGCTTCAACCACATGATGAATCAGATGGGACAGACGGGGGGCTTCCATGGCATGCCAGGCATGGCAGGTATGGGAAACCCTCGTGCAAACATGATGAGACCTCGCATGATGACAGCCACCAAACCTCTTCGACTGCAACTCCAGCAGAGACTGCAGGGGCAGCAG TTTATGAACCAGACACGACAGGtcatgaaaatggaaaataccCCTGGAGGAAACCCGGCCATGCGTCCCGGCATGCAGCCTGGCATGCAGCCTGGCATGCAGCCTGGCATGCAGCCTGGCATGCAGCCTGGCATGCAGTCTGGTATGCAGCCTGGCATGCAGCCTGGTATGCAGCCTGGCATGCAGCCTTCAGGAATAAGTGGTCAG TCTGGTTTCCTGAACGCTCAGATGGTGGCTCAGCGCAGCAGAGAGGCGATGACGATGCAGATGAGGAGGCagaggatgatgatgctgatgcagcaacagcagcagcagggtcAGGCAGCAGCTGGAGCCTTCAGTCCTCCTCCGAATGTCACAGCACCAGGAGGCATGGACCCCCCCATGGGAGCCCCCCCCATGAGCCAGCCTGGACAGCAGGGTTTTAGTTATGGTGGTAACTATG GGATGAACCAGCAGGGGGACTCGTCTTTCATGGCTCCTGGTAGCAGCCCACCAGGAAACATGATACCAGGACGAATGGGAGGTCCTCAACAGAACACCATGATGCCAGGGATGCAGGGGAACCCGCAGGGAGGACACATGTACCAGCCTGGAGACATGAAAGGCTGGCCACAGGGCAGCATGCCGCGTAACAA CCCATACCCCCAGCAGCAGTACCCCCAGCAGGGCAGCCAGGGCCAGTTTGGACCCATGATGATGAGTAACACAATGGGTGGACCTGGACCAGTCAGTGGATCTGGCGTGGCACAGATGCCCCAAATGCCAGGACAGATGCAGGGCCAAATGGGCATGAATCCTATTGGAATGGGTCGAATGCCAATGGGACCTGATCAG TATTGCTGA
- the LOC121637406 gene encoding nuclear receptor coactivator 3-like isoform X4 translates to MSGVGDNSLEPLCSDRKRKLSTCDTPGLGCDKRRREQESKYIEELAELISANLSNIDSFNVKPDKCAILKETVRQIRQIKEQGKSSCSDDDVQKADVSSTGQGVIDKDHLGPLLLQALDGFLFVVNREGSIVFVSDNVTQYLQYKQEELINTSVYKIIHDEDREEFHKNLPKSNAPNGAPWGGETPRQKSHTFSCRMLVNLVHGQSHGLSEERAGGQRYETMQCFALTQPRAMMEEGDDLQSCMICVARRIIAVERTERFSTRHELSGKLIEIEQQSSLHTTMRPGWEDLVRRCMQMFLNRSDGQPWSCKRHYQDAFHAGHAETPLYRFSLSDGTPVTAQTRSDLCRNSNTNEPHSFLSTHFLQRENNGYRGNQGVGIRSQNMSVNNPNQQMNMGPGGNMGMNRGYSVAEQGNMPQRAVPPYAGGGRMNPMNQMNHMNPIHQMNQMNQMHQMNNMGQMNPMHPMNSVNQMGHHGIHQHQHQQMGQFHGGGGGPGGGGYGMGMTSPPQASPGINGPPHNVMGSPRVRGSPKTGASPFSPGAMNSPMSSTHDSNYGGGGGSSFSSSSLNALQAISEGVGNPLPSPLTSPPPHKPDSSPSINSTNQTAGGPCKTGLPPYSESKSPGSSLGTSGEQQSQQHPHTPTSEGPPDKPDSQACLGAGESNRRVPDKCNKKLLQLLTSPTDELAQPNHTPNSGPSSTPDTKDGTASVTSPSSSTGVSSSTGGSHGSVSSSGGAGHVPSLSLQEKHKILHKLLQNGNTPDDVARITAEATGKTSLESGPQEPGPAATGGLKGPESKKEQHSPKKEKPHALLHYLLNKDDSKEVGDMKSKLEDLDGRGSQGAGVTSSESHCMDGKVKLEPSDEAETLETILGVPRNNSGFYPEPDSRAGKQVGSKPGAIADSLHDGERGPALPGQRGSFQRSLSVDPKPSGETGVGGGLATRRNVPCPTLVKQENVDVPVRPGAVPNGFSGGMGVCPPRGNPTRGVGRGMGVSQRPPMAGPGEWGMPRSGSSPVAGPGHTGMTRAGQMGVPMMNRSISAPENTRSMLQQQLLDIGNNEANMGMSPFGGHGPPPQSPSWPDSAMGMDRPHSSINRDQFVHHLEELLGPLTSSDGPSDERALLDQLDTLLNTADVIALQEIDRALGIPEIVGQAQGPEGQQAQDQGQGPPSEHFPGLDSSIGMDQKPVYGQGYPGPPGPPAMGMQSSYANNTMQGQSSGGFNHMMNQMGQTGGFHGMPGMAGMGNPRANMMRPRMMTATKPLRLQLQQRLQGQQFMNQTRQVMKMENTPGGNPAMRPGMQPGMQPGMQPGMQPSGISGQSGFLNAQMVAQRSREAMTMQMRRQRMMMLMQQQQQQGQAAAGAFSPPPNVTAPGGMDPPMGAPPMSQPGQQGFSYGGNYGMNQQGDSSFMAPGSSPPGNMIPGRMGGPQQNTMMPGMQGNPQGGHMYQPGDMKGWPQGSMPRNNPYPQQQYPQQGSQGQFGPMMMSNTMGGPGPVSGSGVAQMPQMPGQMQGQMGMNPIGMGRMPMGPDQKYC, encoded by the exons ATGAGTGGCGTCGGAGACAACTCGTTAGAGCCGCTGTGCTCCGACCGCAAACGTAAACTGTCTACATGTGACACACCAGGACTCGG GTGTGACAAGCGTCGGAGGGAACAGGAGAGCAAGTACATCGAGGAGCTGGCTGAGCTCATCTCCGCCAACCTTTCTAACATTGACAGCTTCAACGTCAAGCCTGACAAATGTGCTATCCTCAAGGAGACCGTGAGGCAGATCAGGCAAATCAAAGAGCAAG GGAAGAGCTCTTGCAGCGACGACGATGTGCAGAAGGCGGATGTGTCTTCCACTGGTCAGGGGGTCATTGACAAGGACCACCTGGGACCACTGCTCCTACAG GCTTTAGATGGATTTCTGTTCGTGGTTAACCGAGAGGGGAGCATCGTGTTTGTGTCCGACAATGTGACACAGTACCTGCAGTACAAGCAGGAGGAGCTGATCAACACCAGCGTGTACAAAATTATCCACGATGAAGACAGAGAAGAATTTCACAAGAATTTACCCAAGTCTAATG cACCAAACGGTGCACCTTGGGGTGGAGAGACGCCCCGTCAGAAAAGCCACACCTTCAGTTGTCGCATGCTGGTCAACCTTGTTCACGGTCAGAGTCATGGGTTGTCGGAAGAAAGAGCTGGGGGCCAACGCTATGAGACCATGCAGTGTTTTGCCCTGACTCAGCCCCGGGCCATGATGGAGGAGGGCGATG ATTTACAGTCATGTATGATCTGTGTGGCACGACGTATCATCGCAGTGGAGCGGACGGAGAGGTTCAGCACTCGCCACGAACTGTCGG gTAAACTGATAGAAATTGAACAGCAGAGTTCTCTTCACACCACGATGCGTCCAGGCTGGGAGGACTTGGTCAGACGATGCATGCAGATGTTCCTCAATAGAAGTGATGGGCAACCATGGTCCTGCAAACGCCACTATCAAGATG CTTTCCATGCCGGCCATGCAGAGACGCCACTCTATCGCTTCTCGCTCTCTGATGGCACGCCAGTCACGGCTCAGACGAGGAGTGACCTCTGTAGGAACTCCAACACAAATGAGCCGCACTCTTTCCTCTCCACACACTTCCTGCAAAG ggAGAACAACGGTTACCGTGGGAACCAGGGTGTCGGTATAAGGTCCCAAAACATGAGTGTGAACAACCCCAATCAGCAGATGAACATGGGCCCAGGAGGAAACATGGGTATGAACAGGGGCTACAGCGTGGCTGAACAGGGCAACATGCCACAAAGAGCAGTGCCTCCATATGCAGGGGGTGGCCGCATGAATCCCATGAACCAGATGAATCATATGAATCCCATCCATCAGATGAATCAAATGAATCAAATGCATCAGATGAACAACATGGGTCAAATGAATCCCATGCATCCAATGAACTCAGTGAACCAGATGGGTCACCATGGAATCCATCAGCACCAGCATCAGCAGATGGGTCAATTCCACGGGGGTGGAGGTGGACCTGGCGGTGGGGGGTATGGGATGGGAATGACCAGCCCTCCACAGGCAAGTCCAGGGATTAACGGTCCACCCCACAATGTCATGGGTTCACCCAGAGTCAGAGGAAGCCCCAAAACAGGAGCCAGCCCCTTCTCCCCTGGAG CTATGAACTCTCCCATGAGCTCCACTCATGATAGTAACtatggaggtggaggaggcagCAGCTTCTCCAGCAGCTCGTTGAATGCCCTCCAAGCCATCAGTGAGGGGGTGGGCAACCCACTGCCATCACCACTCACATCCCCTCCTCCTCACAAGCCTGACAGCTCCCCAAGCATCAACTCCACCAATCAGACAGCCGGGGGACCCTGTAAAACTGGTCTCCCACCTTACTCTGAATCAAAAAGCCCAGGGAGCTCGTTAGGGACAAGTGGAGAGCAGCAGTCTCAGCAGCATCCACACACCCCCACCAGCGAGGGTCCTCCTGACAAGCCTGACAGCCAGGCCTGCCTTGGAGCAGGAGAGTCCAATCGACGGGTCCCAGACAAGTGCAACAAGAagcttcttcagctcctcaCCTCCCCTACAGACGAGCTGGCGCAGCCTAATCACACACCAAACTCTGGACCCAGCTCCACACCCGACACTAAGGATGGAACAGCCAGCGTTACCAGTCCCTCCTCCTCGACAGGCGTGTCCTCCTCGACGGGTGGGAGTCACGGTTCTGTGTCGTCCTCGGGTGGCGCCGGGCATGTGCCAAGTCTGTCGCTGCAGGAGAAGCACAAGATTCTGCACAAGCTCCTGCAGAATGGGAACACTCCCGATGATGTAGCTCGCATCACCGCTGAGGCCACCGGTAAGACCAGCTTGGAGTCGGGGCCACAAGAACCGGGGCCTGCAGCCACTGGAGGCCTGAAGGGACCAGAATCAAAGAAGGAGCAGCACAGTCCCAAGAAGGAGAAACCTCATGCCCTCCTTCACTATCTCCTCAATAAAGATGACTCTAAAGAAGTTGGTGATATGAAGTCAAAACTGGAGGATTTAGATGGAAGAGGATCTCAGGGAGCAGGAGTCACCAGCTCTGAGTCCCACTGCATGGATGGCAAGGTGAAACTGGAGCCATCTGATGAG GCGGAGACTCTGGAGACTATTTTGGGTGTTCCGAGGAACAACTCTGGTTTCTACCCTGAACCAGACTCCAGGGCCGGAAAGCAAGTGGGAAGCAAACCGGGAGCTATTGCAGATAGTTTACATG atGGCGAGAGGGGCCCTGCACTTCCAGGTCAGCGTGGATCCTTTCAGAGATCGTTGTCTGTGGATCCTAAGCCAAGTGGAGAGACAGGGGTCGGAGGTGGACTGGCAACAAGGCGAAACGTTCCCTGTCCCACTCTGGTCAAACAGGAGAACGTGGACGTTCCCGTCAGACCTGGAGCTGTGCCCAATGGCTTTTCCGGAGGCATGGGTGTGTGTCCACCACGGGGCAATCCAACAA gAGGAGTGGGCAGAGGAATGGGTGTCAGTCAGCGCCCTCCCATGGCTGGTCCAGGGGAATGGGGAATGCCAAGATCTGGCAGCAGCCCTGTGGCTGGACCTGGACATACAGGCATGACTCGCGCTGGTCAAATGGGAGTACCCATGATGAACCGCTCCATCAGCGCACCTGAAAACACACGGTCGATGCTGCAGCAGCAACTCTTGGATAtcg GAAATAATGAAGCTAACATGGGCATGAGCCCATTTGGTGGGCATGGGCCCCCACCTCAGTCCCCGTCCTGGCCAGACTCTGCCATGGGAATGGACAGACCACACAGTAGCATAAACAG AGACCAGTTTGTGCATCatctggaggagctgctgggACCGTTGACCAGTAGCGATGGTCCAAGTGATGAAAGAGCccttttggatcagctggacaCTCTGCTCAATACTGCTGACGTCATTGCCCTTCAGGAGATAGACCGAGCCCTGGGCATCCCTGAAATAGTTGGCCAG GCTCAGGGACCTGAAGGCCAGCAAGCCCAAGATCAAGGCCAGGGGCCACCATCAGAGCATTTCCCCGGTTTGGACTCCTCCATAGGCATGGACCAAAAACCCGTGTATGGGCAGGGCTACCCAGGGCCCCCAGGCCCCCCTGCTATGGGAATGCAGTCCAGTTATGCCAACAACACGATGCAAGGTCAGTCTTCTGGAGGCTTCAACCACATGATGAATCAGATGGGACAGACGGGGGGCTTCCATGGCATGCCAGGCATGGCAGGTATGGGAAACCCTCGTGCAAACATGATGAGACCTCGCATGATGACAGCCACCAAACCTCTTCGACTGCAACTCCAGCAGAGACTGCAGGGGCAGCAG TTTATGAACCAGACACGACAGGtcatgaaaatggaaaataccCCTGGAGGAAACCCGGCCATGCGTCCCGGCATGCAGCCTGGCATGCAGCCTGGC ATGCAGCCTGGCATGCAGCCTTCAGGAATAAGTGGTCAG TCTGGTTTCCTGAACGCTCAGATGGTGGCTCAGCGCAGCAGAGAGGCGATGACGATGCAGATGAGGAGGCagaggatgatgatgctgatgcagcaacagcagcagcagggtcAGGCAGCAGCTGGAGCCTTCAGTCCTCCTCCGAATGTCACAGCACCAGGAGGCATGGACCCCCCCATGGGAGCCCCCCCCATGAGCCAGCCTGGACAGCAGGGTTTTAGTTATGGTGGTAACTATG GGATGAACCAGCAGGGGGACTCGTCTTTCATGGCTCCTGGTAGCAGCCCACCAGGAAACATGATACCAGGACGAATGGGAGGTCCTCAACAGAACACCATGATGCCAGGGATGCAGGGGAACCCGCAGGGAGGACACATGTACCAGCCTGGAGACATGAAAGGCTGGCCACAGGGCAGCATGCCGCGTAACAA CCCATACCCCCAGCAGCAGTACCCCCAGCAGGGCAGCCAGGGCCAGTTTGGACCCATGATGATGAGTAACACAATGGGTGGACCTGGACCAGTCAGTGGATCTGGCGTGGCACAGATGCCCCAAATGCCAGGACAGATGCAGGGCCAAATGGGCATGAATCCTATTGGAATGGGTCGAATGCCAATGGGACCTGATCAG AAGTATTGCTGA